Proteins from one bacterium genomic window:
- a CDS encoding sugar ABC transporter permease: MSSVRPAAAEATIRTNLDSLWRRLGSGDVGSLPVILGLVMIWAVFDYLNPNFLSPRNLTNLTVQVTDIGIVSTGVVLVLLLGEIDLSVGSVYGLGSAVMAVLNVKHGWAAVPSIAAGVLTGTAIGTLHGFWFTRFRIPSFVVTLAGLLAWLGAQLLVLGETGTINIYDSTIDQLASKFFDSTLGWVIAAAVVAFLGIDVLIRRRRRAAAGLPANAWLGDVATFAVIAVAVLGATAVLAGDRGVPLAFLILLAFIVGFDLVTTRTRFGRHIFAVGGNAEAARRAGISVNGIRLAVFALSGTMAAIGGIMAASRLFAVNYSSGSGDVLLNAIAAAVIGGTSLFGGRGTVWSALTGSLVIGSINNGLALLSVSADIKYMITGGVLLAAVTIDAVARQGRQRAGV, from the coding sequence ATGAGCTCGGTCCGACCAGCCGCCGCGGAGGCCACGATCAGGACGAATCTCGATTCGTTGTGGCGCAGGCTCGGCTCGGGCGACGTCGGCTCGTTGCCGGTCATCCTCGGCCTGGTCATGATCTGGGCGGTCTTCGACTATCTCAACCCGAACTTCTTGAGCCCGCGCAACCTGACCAACCTGACAGTGCAGGTCACGGACATCGGCATCGTCTCGACCGGGGTCGTCCTCGTCCTGCTGCTGGGTGAGATCGACCTCTCAGTCGGATCCGTGTACGGGCTCGGCTCGGCGGTGATGGCCGTGCTCAATGTCAAGCACGGCTGGGCGGCGGTGCCGTCCATCGCGGCCGGTGTCCTCACGGGCACCGCCATCGGCACCCTGCACGGCTTCTGGTTCACGCGTTTCAGGATCCCGTCGTTCGTGGTCACGCTGGCCGGGCTGCTGGCGTGGTTGGGGGCACAGCTCCTCGTCCTGGGCGAGACGGGAACCATCAACATCTACGACTCGACCATCGACCAGCTGGCGAGCAAGTTCTTCGATTCCACCTTGGGTTGGGTGATCGCCGCGGCCGTCGTGGCATTTCTCGGAATCGACGTCTTGATCCGGCGGCGCCGGCGGGCGGCGGCAGGACTGCCCGCAAACGCCTGGCTCGGCGACGTGGCGACGTTCGCCGTGATCGCCGTCGCCGTGCTGGGCGCGACGGCCGTCCTGGCCGGCGACCGGGGCGTACCGCTCGCCTTCCTGATCCTGCTCGCTTTCATCGTCGGTTTCGACCTGGTCACCACGCGCACCCGGTTCGGCCGCCACATCTTCGCGGTCGGCGGCAACGCCGAAGCCGCACGGCGCGCGGGCATTTCCGTCAACGGCATCCGCCTCGCCGTCTTCGCACTGTCCGGAACGATGGCCGCGATCGGCGGCATCATGGCGGCGTCCCGGCTCTTCGCCGTCAACTACTCGTCCGGCTCAGGAGACGTGCTGCTCAACGCCATCGCGGCCGCGGTGATCGGCGGCACGAGCCTGTTCGGCGGTCGGGGGACGGTATGGTCGGCCCTCACCGGCTCGCTGGTGATCGGGTCGATCAACAACGGCCTGGCGCTGCTCAGCGTCTCCGCCGACATCAAGTACATGATCACGGGCGGTGTGCTGCTGGCCGCCGTGACGATCGATGCGGTTGCAAGGCAGGGCCGGCAAAGAGCGGGCGTCTGA
- a CDS encoding sugar ABC transporter ATP-binding protein codes for MQAPGAQPLEGATPPASAAGELQPVLQLRRISQRFGAVQALSEVDIEVYPGEVVALVGDNGAGKSTLIKVIAGINIPDSGEFWFEGRHVAVHGPRDSAALGIATVYQDLALCDNLDVVANLYLGREEVEPPARLISEERMEFRAREVLKALDVKIPNPRNAVAALSGGQRQSVAVARSVMWKAKVVLLDEPTAALGVQQTKQVLELVLRLKHQGLGVIVISHNLANVFEVADRIIVLRLGMRVGTFNRTESSEEAVVGAITGAEFGKFKPQE; via the coding sequence ATGCAAGCCCCGGGCGCCCAGCCCCTCGAGGGCGCGACACCGCCGGCGTCGGCGGCCGGCGAACTCCAACCCGTGCTCCAGCTGCGCCGGATCAGCCAGCGATTCGGGGCCGTGCAAGCCCTGTCCGAAGTCGACATCGAGGTGTACCCCGGCGAGGTGGTGGCGCTCGTCGGCGACAACGGCGCCGGTAAATCGACCCTGATCAAGGTCATCGCCGGCATCAACATCCCGGACTCGGGCGAGTTCTGGTTCGAAGGCCGCCACGTGGCGGTCCACGGCCCTCGCGACTCGGCGGCGCTCGGCATCGCCACCGTCTACCAGGACCTGGCGCTGTGCGACAACCTCGACGTCGTCGCCAACCTGTACCTCGGTCGCGAGGAGGTCGAGCCCCCGGCGCGGCTGATCAGCGAGGAGCGGATGGAGTTCCGAGCGCGCGAGGTCCTCAAGGCGCTCGACGTCAAGATCCCCAACCCCCGCAACGCGGTGGCGGCGCTTTCCGGAGGCCAGCGACAGTCGGTCGCCGTCGCCCGATCCGTGATGTGGAAGGCGAAGGTCGTGCTGCTCGACGAGCCCACCGCCGCGCTGGGCGTGCAGCAGACCAAGCAGGTGCTGGAGCTCGTGCTCCGCCTGAAGCACCAGGGCCTCGGGGTGATCGTCATCAGTCATAACCTGGCCAACGTCTTCGAAGTCGCCGACCGCATCATCGTCCTGCGTCTGGGCATGCGCGTCGGGACCTTCAACCGCACCGAGTCATCGGAAGAAGCGGTCGTGGGGGCGATCACCGGCGCCGAGTTCGGCAAGTTCAAGCCGCAGGAATGA
- a CDS encoding sugar ABC transporter substrate-binding protein has protein sequence MKPARLLPVLVLAGLVLMACGGSTGGGATAGKKIALLLPESKTARYESKDRPLFEAKLKALCSSCQIIYSNANQDAPTQQTQAEAALTNGASVLVLDPVDGAAAAAIVAKAKAQNVPVVSYDRLILNTPDLNYYLSFDNAAVGALQGNALLTALNGKQNATVVMINGDPADNNAKLFKQGAHSILDGKVNIAKEYDTPSWSPDTAQTEMAGALTALHNRVDGVLAANDGTGGGAIAALKAAGVAPLPPVTGQDAELAAIQRILIGDQYMTVYKAIKAEAEAAAQLAYDLAYGIAVPSSMTNGRSVNNGKADIKSVLLTPVAVTKTTIVSTVIADGFWTKTDICSDKYASACTAAGIT, from the coding sequence ATGAAGCCAGCCAGGTTATTGCCAGTCCTCGTGCTCGCAGGCTTGGTCCTGATGGCATGTGGCGGGAGCACCGGGGGCGGGGCGACCGCCGGCAAGAAGATCGCTCTTCTTTTGCCGGAGTCCAAGACCGCCCGATATGAGAGCAAGGACAGGCCCTTGTTCGAGGCGAAGCTGAAGGCGCTCTGCTCGAGCTGCCAGATCATCTACAGCAACGCCAACCAGGACGCTCCGACCCAGCAGACGCAGGCGGAAGCGGCTCTGACCAACGGCGCCAGCGTCCTGGTGCTCGACCCGGTCGACGGCGCGGCCGCCGCGGCCATCGTCGCCAAGGCCAAGGCGCAGAACGTCCCCGTGGTCTCGTACGACCGCTTGATCCTCAACACCCCCGACCTCAACTACTACCTGTCTTTCGACAACGCCGCCGTCGGCGCGCTCCAGGGCAACGCCCTGCTCACGGCGCTCAACGGCAAGCAGAACGCCACCGTCGTGATGATCAACGGCGACCCGGCTGACAACAACGCCAAGCTCTTCAAGCAGGGCGCGCACAGCATCCTCGACGGCAAGGTCAACATCGCCAAGGAGTACGACACACCGTCGTGGAGCCCGGACACGGCACAGACCGAGATGGCGGGAGCGCTCACCGCGCTCCACAACCGGGTCGACGGAGTGCTGGCCGCCAACGACGGCACCGGTGGCGGTGCCATCGCGGCGCTGAAGGCGGCCGGAGTGGCGCCTCTGCCCCCGGTCACCGGACAGGATGCTGAGCTGGCCGCCATCCAGCGCATCCTCATCGGCGATCAGTACATGACCGTGTACAAGGCGATCAAGGCTGAGGCCGAAGCCGCAGCCCAGCTCGCATACGACCTCGCGTACGGCATCGCGGTGCCGTCGTCGATGACCAACGGCAGGTCCGTGAACAACGGGAAGGCGGACATCAAGTCGGTCCTGCTGACCCCGGTGGCGGTGACCAAGACGACGATCGTCTCGACGGTCATCGCGGACGGTTTCTGGACCAAGACCGACATCTGCTCCGACAAGTACGCATCGGCGTGCACCGCGGCTGGAATCACCTAA
- a CDS encoding ROK family transcriptional regulator, with product MANRGDGTLAWLRDRNRQRVIGVLREQGRASQAEIARATGLSRTTVSTLVAELKASGRISDVDVKASDSRGGRPAVQLVLQDSSQAVVGIDFGHSHVQVAVADLAHNVLAEAQCDLDVNRRAIESLDTSARMVGEVLARAGVERRNVIGAGIGIPGPVDRARGTAGSATILPDWVGLRIATEMQVRLGLPVQIENDANLGALAELTWGAGRHCSNFAYVKAATGIGAGIVIDGWLLRGASGTAGEIGHTTLDEDGALCYCGNRGCLETVASGPAIIQLVGRGWGDNLSLPRVIELAAEGDLRCQRAISDAGREIGVAVAGLCNLINPERVIVGGLLSRAGEVLLRPLRESIRRHAVQAAAERLEVLPAVFVERAELLGSVALALRGSRARMAER from the coding sequence ATGGCCAACAGGGGAGACGGGACGCTCGCCTGGCTTCGAGATCGCAACCGGCAGCGGGTCATCGGGGTCCTGCGGGAGCAGGGCCGCGCCAGCCAGGCCGAGATCGCCAGGGCGACCGGTCTTTCGCGCACGACCGTCTCCACCCTGGTGGCGGAGCTCAAGGCTTCCGGGCGCATCTCCGACGTCGACGTCAAGGCTTCGGATTCGCGCGGCGGGCGGCCGGCCGTGCAGCTCGTCCTGCAGGACTCATCGCAAGCGGTCGTCGGGATCGACTTCGGGCACAGCCACGTCCAGGTCGCGGTGGCCGACCTCGCTCACAACGTGCTGGCGGAGGCTCAGTGCGATCTCGACGTCAATCGGCGGGCGATCGAATCGCTCGACACCTCGGCCCGCATGGTCGGCGAGGTGCTGGCGCGGGCGGGAGTCGAGCGCAGGAACGTGATCGGCGCGGGGATCGGAATCCCGGGCCCGGTGGACCGCGCGCGCGGCACGGCCGGCTCGGCGACCATCCTCCCGGACTGGGTCGGCCTTCGGATCGCCACCGAGATGCAGGTCCGCCTTGGGTTGCCGGTTCAGATCGAGAACGACGCCAACCTGGGCGCGCTGGCCGAGCTGACCTGGGGTGCCGGCCGCCATTGCTCGAACTTCGCCTACGTCAAGGCCGCCACCGGCATCGGCGCCGGGATCGTGATCGATGGCTGGCTGCTGCGGGGCGCGTCGGGGACCGCGGGCGAGATCGGCCACACCACGCTCGACGAGGATGGGGCACTTTGCTATTGCGGCAATCGCGGCTGTCTTGAAACCGTGGCGTCGGGGCCGGCGATCATCCAGCTGGTCGGGCGCGGCTGGGGTGACAACCTGAGTCTGCCAAGGGTCATCGAGCTGGCGGCGGAGGGAGACCTGCGCTGCCAGCGTGCCATCTCCGACGCCGGCCGGGAGATCGGCGTCGCGGTGGCTGGGCTCTGCAATCTCATCAACCCGGAACGCGTGATCGTCGGGGGTTTGCTCAGCCGCGCCGGTGAGGTCCTGCTGCGCCCGCTGCGTGAGTCCATACGGCGCCACGCGGTCCAGGCCGCGGCGGAGAGGCTTGAGGTCCTCCCAGCCGTGTTCGTCGAACGGGCAGAGCTGCTGGGGTCCGTGGCGCTGGCGCTGCGGGGCTCCCGCGCGCGCATGGCGGAGAGGTGA
- a CDS encoding two pore domain potassium channel family protein yields MQLAAALFGIALVAVVLRDAFETVILPRRVAGRVRVSKIFYQLTWKPWAAVGRRMSAGDRRETFLSTYGPISLLFLIILWGAILITGFALLLWSAGFDARLNGTTSLYVSGTTFTTLGIGDFSPKTDLARFLTVVEAGMGFAFLAVVISYLPVLYQAFSRRETAISMLDEYAGSPPSAGDLLRRAAAAGETDELRPLMARWEEWTAELLESHLSYQVLGYFRSQHENQSWVAALTAIMDFATLWQAAKAHGKTWQARRVYAIGRHALGDLSQVLRAAPRFNAPDRLSEAQLVALHEALASAGIEVDPGVFRERLNSLRKGYEPYAVALSHELLMDLPPWIPLVARKDNWETTAWEGAAPGESLH; encoded by the coding sequence ATGCAGCTGGCCGCCGCTTTATTCGGGATCGCCCTCGTCGCCGTCGTGCTCCGCGACGCCTTCGAGACCGTCATCCTGCCTCGGCGCGTGGCGGGCCGGGTGCGCGTGTCGAAGATCTTCTACCAGCTCACCTGGAAGCCGTGGGCGGCGGTGGGGCGCCGCATGTCAGCCGGCGACCGGCGCGAGACCTTCCTGAGCACCTACGGTCCGATCTCTCTGCTCTTCCTGATCATCCTGTGGGGGGCGATCCTCATCACCGGCTTCGCGCTGCTGCTGTGGTCGGCCGGATTCGACGCCCGGCTCAACGGCACGACGAGCCTCTACGTCAGCGGGACGACCTTCACGACGCTCGGCATCGGCGACTTCTCGCCGAAGACCGACCTCGCGCGGTTCCTGACCGTCGTCGAGGCCGGCATGGGCTTCGCCTTTCTCGCGGTCGTCATCTCGTACCTGCCCGTCCTCTATCAGGCGTTCTCCCGGCGCGAAACCGCCATCTCGATGCTCGACGAATACGCCGGCTCACCGCCCAGCGCCGGCGACCTGCTGCGCCGCGCCGCCGCGGCGGGCGAGACCGATGAGCTGCGACCGCTGATGGCGCGGTGGGAGGAGTGGACCGCGGAGCTCCTCGAGAGCCATCTTTCCTACCAGGTCCTCGGCTACTTCCGGTCGCAGCACGAGAACCAATCGTGGGTTGCGGCACTGACCGCGATCATGGATTTCGCCACGCTGTGGCAGGCGGCCAAGGCGCATGGGAAGACGTGGCAGGCGCGGCGCGTATACGCGATCGGCCGTCACGCCCTCGGCGACCTGAGCCAGGTCCTACGCGCGGCGCCGAGGTTCAACGCCCCAGACCGCTTGTCCGAAGCCCAGCTCGTCGCCCTCCACGAAGCGCTGGCCAGTGCCGGCATCGAGGTGGACCCCGGTGTTTTCCGGGAGCGCCTGAACAGCCTCCGCAAGGGCTACGAGCCCTACGCTGTCGCCCTCAGCCACGAGCTCCTGATGGACCTCCCTCCTTGGATTCCGCTCGTCGCCCGGAAGGACAACTGGGAGACGACGGCGTGGGAGGGCGCCGCGCCGGGAGAATCTCTGCACTGA
- a CDS encoding amino acid ABC transporter ATP-binding protein: protein MTATPMVKAEAVYKNFGRLEVLRGIDLEVHPKEVMCMIGPSGSGKSTFLRCINHLEKIDAGRLSVDGELVGYRERGNKLHELPDREVCRKRSEIGMVFQRFNLFPHMTALENVIEAPMRVKRESREGAAARARGLLDRVGLADKVQAYPNQLSGGQQQRVAIARALAMQPKLMLFDEPTSALDPELVGEVLDVMRGLARDGMTMVVVTHEMGFAREVGDSLVFMDGGVIVEAGNPRDVLAHPQHERTRSFLSKVL from the coding sequence ATGACCGCCACTCCCATGGTCAAGGCGGAGGCCGTCTACAAGAACTTCGGCCGCCTGGAAGTCCTGCGCGGCATCGACCTCGAGGTCCACCCCAAGGAGGTGATGTGCATGATCGGGCCCTCGGGCTCGGGCAAGAGCACGTTCCTCCGCTGCATCAACCACCTGGAGAAGATCGACGCCGGCCGGCTGTCCGTCGACGGCGAGCTGGTCGGCTACCGCGAGCGGGGCAACAAGCTGCACGAGCTTCCCGACCGCGAGGTCTGCCGGAAGCGCTCCGAGATCGGCATGGTCTTCCAACGTTTCAACCTCTTCCCGCACATGACGGCCCTGGAGAACGTGATCGAGGCGCCGATGCGGGTCAAGAGGGAAAGCCGCGAGGGGGCTGCGGCCCGGGCCCGCGGCCTGCTGGATCGCGTCGGCCTCGCCGACAAGGTCCAGGCCTATCCCAACCAGCTCTCCGGCGGCCAGCAGCAGCGCGTGGCCATCGCCCGGGCGCTGGCGATGCAGCCGAAGCTGATGCTCTTCGACGAGCCGACCTCGGCATTGGACCCGGAGTTGGTGGGCGAGGTGCTCGATGTCATGCGGGGCCTCGCCCGGGACGGCATGACCATGGTCGTCGTGACCCATGAGATGGGCTTTGCCCGCGAGGTCGGCGACAGCCTGGTCTTCATGGACGGCGGGGTGATCGTCGAAGCCGGTAATCCCCGCGACGTGCTCGCACACCCACAGCACGAGCGCACGCGGTCCTTCCTTTCCAAGGTGCTGTAG
- a CDS encoding amino acid ABC transporter permease → MTEIATGPPLHGPTAGRRPEAIKAVPVRHPWRWVAAAAVLAITADVVYTMVTAPNLNWNVVGTYLVQRLIREGILITLELTVLAMVIGIVLGVVLAVMRLSPNPVVSWVSWFYIWFFRGTPVLVQIFFWFNLALVLPHVGVGIPGFPLLWQVSTNVLVTPFMAAVFGLGFNEAAYMAEIVRAGIISVEHGQTEAAQALGMTRLQVMQRIVLPQAMRVIIPPTGNETISMLKTTSLAFVATVPELFTRAQQISSANFAVVELLIVISVWYLVMTSILTVGQYYLERYYGRGAQRELPPTPFQRFRSLLFTFHAPRPMPGEATISRPSERR, encoded by the coding sequence ATGACCGAGATCGCCACCGGCCCGCCGCTCCACGGCCCGACAGCTGGACGGCGGCCGGAGGCGATCAAGGCGGTCCCGGTCCGTCACCCCTGGCGGTGGGTGGCGGCGGCGGCGGTCCTGGCGATCACCGCCGACGTCGTCTACACGATGGTCACGGCGCCCAACCTGAATTGGAACGTGGTGGGGACATACCTCGTGCAGCGGCTCATCCGCGAGGGCATCCTCATCACCCTGGAGCTGACGGTCCTCGCCATGGTCATCGGCATCGTCCTGGGGGTCGTCCTGGCCGTGATGCGGCTTTCGCCCAACCCGGTGGTCTCATGGGTGAGCTGGTTCTACATCTGGTTCTTTCGCGGCACCCCGGTGCTGGTCCAGATCTTCTTCTGGTTCAACCTCGCCCTCGTGCTTCCCCACGTCGGCGTGGGCATCCCAGGCTTCCCGCTCCTGTGGCAGGTGAGCACCAATGTGCTGGTGACGCCATTCATGGCCGCGGTCTTCGGTCTCGGCTTCAACGAGGCCGCTTACATGGCCGAGATCGTCCGCGCCGGCATCATCTCGGTCGAACACGGTCAGACCGAGGCCGCCCAGGCGCTGGGCATGACACGCCTGCAGGTGATGCAACGCATCGTCCTGCCTCAAGCGATGCGAGTGATCATCCCTCCCACCGGCAACGAAACCATCTCGATGCTCAAGACCACCTCGCTGGCCTTTGTCGCGACCGTGCCCGAGCTCTTCACCCGGGCGCAGCAGATCTCGAGCGCGAATTTCGCCGTCGTCGAGCTGCTCATCGTGATCAGCGTCTGGTACCTGGTCATGACGTCGATCCTGACCGTCGGACAGTATTACCTGGAGCGGTACTACGGCCGGGGCGCCCAGCGCGAGCTCCCGCCGACGCCGTTCCAGAGGTTCCGGAGCCTGCTCTTCACCTTCCATGCTCCGCGACCCATGCCGGGGGAGGCGACGATCTCCCGGCCCAGCGAGCGCCGGTGA
- a CDS encoding transporter substrate-binding domain-containing protein produces the protein MNPRKPLLALAATIMLTACGGAPATTPATSGGPAKVDSIASEVPAEMKALAPFQIAVDATYAPNEFVNPETGAITGWDIDFGNAICKVMGVACTFNNVTFDDIIAQLKASTPSEVAGGDKPRYVLSISSWTPTQARETGGIDFITYYKAGESWLAKVGGPTISTAADMCGHNVAVESGTTEESDAWGYMGKQVGGTAISGDKDNCQAAGKQPINVLSFATQTEANSALLSGRADFGWLDQPVADYQVKQSNGKLKIAGQACSVSPYGIAVVKGSPLEKPITDAVKYLIDNNGYYANILKTWGVDDGAIASSDVALNNNNSIGPSCVPSY, from the coding sequence ATGAACCCACGTAAACCCCTGTTGGCGCTCGCGGCCACGATCATGCTGACCGCCTGCGGCGGCGCGCCGGCGACGACCCCGGCGACCTCGGGCGGCCCCGCCAAAGTCGACAGCATCGCTAGCGAGGTGCCCGCGGAGATGAAGGCCCTGGCGCCGTTCCAGATCGCCGTCGACGCCACGTACGCACCCAATGAGTTCGTCAACCCGGAAACCGGCGCCATCACGGGCTGGGACATCGACTTCGGCAACGCCATCTGCAAGGTCATGGGCGTCGCCTGCACCTTCAACAACGTGACCTTTGACGACATCATCGCCCAGCTCAAGGCCAGCACGCCGAGCGAGGTCGCCGGTGGGGACAAGCCGCGCTACGTCCTCAGCATCTCAAGCTGGACCCCAACTCAGGCGCGGGAGACTGGCGGCATCGACTTCATCACCTATTACAAGGCCGGCGAATCCTGGCTGGCCAAGGTTGGCGGGCCGACGATCAGCACGGCCGCCGACATGTGCGGCCACAACGTCGCGGTGGAGTCAGGGACGACCGAGGAGTCCGATGCCTGGGGCTACATGGGCAAGCAGGTCGGCGGCACCGCGATCTCAGGTGACAAGGACAACTGCCAGGCGGCAGGCAAGCAGCCCATCAACGTGCTCAGCTTTGCCACCCAGACCGAGGCCAACTCAGCGCTGCTCTCCGGCCGTGCCGACTTCGGCTGGCTCGACCAGCCCGTCGCCGACTACCAGGTGAAGCAGTCCAATGGCAAGCTGAAGATCGCCGGCCAGGCGTGCAGCGTCTCGCCCTACGGCATCGCCGTGGTCAAGGGCAGCCCGCTGGAGAAGCCCATCACGGACGCCGTCAAGTACCTGATCGACAACAACGGCTACTACGCCAACATCCTCAAGACCTGGGGCGTCGATGACGGCGCCATCGCCAGCTCGGATGTGGCGCTCAACAACAACAACTCCATCGGCCCCAGCTGCGTGCCTTCGTACTGA